A single region of the Brassica rapa cultivar Chiifu-401-42 chromosome A03, CAAS_Brap_v3.01, whole genome shotgun sequence genome encodes:
- the LOC103858725 gene encoding auxin-binding protein 1: protein MILLSVGSSSSSQIAAIFSVTLLLFYFSEATLGSPCPINGLPIVRNISELPQDSYGIPGLTHMTVAGSVLHGMKEVEIWLQTFAPGAATPIHRHSCEEVFVVLKGSGTLYLAETHGSFPGKPVEFPIFANSTLHVPINDAHQVKNTGNEDLQVLVTISRPPIKIFTYDDWFMPHTAAKLKFPFVWDEQCFQESQKDEL from the exons ATGATCCTCCTTTCGGTTGGTTCCTCTTCCTCATCTCAGATCGCCGCCATCTTCTCCGTCACGCTTCTTCTGTTCTACTTCTCTGAAGCTACTCTAGGATCTCCTTGTCCGATCAATG GCTTACCAATCGTGAGAAACATTAGTGAACTTCCTCAGGATAGCTATGGAATACCAGGTCTTACCCACATGACAGTTGCGGGGTCCGTATTGCACGGAATGAAAGAG GTTGAAATATGGCTTCAAACGTTTGCTCCAGGTGCAGCGACACCGATTCACAGGCACTCATGTGAGGAGGTTTTCGTTGTACTAAAGGGTAGTGGTACTCTGTATCTCGCTGAAACGCATGGAAGTTTCCCTGGCAAACCAGTTGAGTTTCCAATATTTGCCAACAGTACGCTTCATGTTCCAATCAATGATGCTCATCAG GTCAAGAACACCGGTAATGAGGACCTGCAGGTGCTGGTCACTATATCTCGGCCGCCTATTAAAAT CTTTACCTATGATGACTGGTTTATGCCACACACTGCTGCAAAGTTGAAGTTTCCTTTCGTTTGGGATGAGCAATGCTTCCAAGAATCTCAAAAAGACGAGCTCTAG
- the LOC103858726 gene encoding uncharacterized protein LOC103858726: protein MKVFVVTMFGSTLSFDLDPRNIVFDIKMSIENSQGIPVSRQTLYFNGIKLVVDHYQLSVYRIVNNSRLLLLVLADNNQMLHQSPYATQGFVPSMGRSNYDQVPPSHASASFLNQDPRKMARSNQVLPPSHASAAFFNQVPRSNQVLHQTQMSPVPPSHASAAFFNQDPRTMARSNQVPPLSHASEAFYNQDRLVSNDGLFPEMPQDISMKQGFWPEMTTFGDNNKIQESLRRNQMNQDFLQKEPYLPSNTYGAIANEDHMFQTDMSSTFGDFSFGDYRHILTDSNWPASTFDEILNMNQVFETEHSSVKSNSTAESSSQVFQTEKSLQPPKLTLIMTQYDKPGGMFRVDVNESDNVEELKKELEYLLDLPANGYFLLHKERVLDDDKSFSMNQVANGDTIEIFPGPVIEDYHT, encoded by the coding sequence ATGAAGGTGTTCGTGGTCACTATGTTTGGCTCAACGTTATCTTTTGATCTTGACCCTCGTAATATAGTGTTTGATATCAAAATGAGTATCGAGAACTCTCAAGGTATCCCTGTTTCCAGGCAAACCCTTTACTTCAATGGCATCAAACTTGTTGTAGATCATTATCAGCTCAGCGTATATCGTATCGTCAACAACTCTCGCCTCCTCCTTTTGGTACTTGCTGATAACAATCAAATGCTCCATCAATCTCCATATGCAACCCAAGGGTTCGTCCCTTCCATGGGTAGGAGCAACTACGATCAAGTCCCACCGTCACATGCAAGTGCATCTTTCCTTAATCAAGATCCGCGTAAGATGGCGAGGAGCAACCAAGTGCTGCCACCGTCACATGCAAGTGCAGCTTTCTTTAATCAAGTGCCGAGGAGCAATCAAGTTCTTCATCAAACGCAGATGTCTCCAGTGCCACCGTCACATGCAAGTGCAGCTTTCTTTAATCAAGATCCGCGTACGATGGCGAGGAGCAACCAAGTGCCGCCACTGTCACATGCAAGTGAAGCTTTCTATAATCAAGATAGGCTTGTGAGCAACGATGGTCTGTTTCCAGAGATGCCTCAAGATATCAGCATGAAGCAAGGTTTCTGGCCTGAGATGACAACCTTTGGAGACAACAACAAGATTCAAGAATCATTGAGGAGAAACCAGATGAATCAAGATTTTCTTCAGAAGGAGCCATATCTTCCGTCTAACACTTATGGAGCTATCGCCAACGAGGACCACATGTTTCAAACGGATATGTCCAGCACATTTGGAGACTTCTCGTTTGGTGACTACCGTCATATTTTAACCGATAGTAACTGGCCTGCGAGTACATTCGACGAGATCCTAAACATGAACCAAGTGTTTGAAACGGAGCATTCTTCAGTAAAGTCAAACTCAACAGCAGAGAGCAGCAGTCAAGTGTTTCAAACCGAGAAGTCTCTACAACCGCCGAAGCTGACTCTTATCATGACGCAGTATGATAAACCTGGGGGAATGTTTCGGGTTGATGTGAACGAGAGTGATAACGTTGAAGAGCTGAAGAAAGAGCTGGAGTATCTGCTAGACCTGCCTGCAAACGGGTATTTCCTTCTGCACAAAGAGAGAGTGTTGGACGATGATAAGTCCTTCAGCATGAACCAAGTAGCTAACGGTGATACCATTGAGATTTTTCCTGGACCTGTTATCGAGGACTACCATACATAG
- the LOC103858727 gene encoding ubiquitin domain-containing protein 7SL RNA1-like gives MRVFVDTKFGSTFTFDLSPINKLSDIKKRIENSHGIPVSTQKLFFDGVELLVDRYQLPTYRILSNSRLLLEVRDDHVNNQMLHQSPYATQGFVPSMAMRNYDQLPPSHASSSFFNQDPHTMAKSNQVPPSHASEAFYNQDRLESNDGQVLHQPDVLESFSMDEFLERAPLPWTAQETRKMEGSWPGTTGDNVNIQESCGRDNENQDLAPPPQKLTVIMTHYDKPGGDFLVDVNASDNVEELRKELEKMQQKYQLDLPAEGYFFKYKERVLVDDKSFSMNRVANGDTIEILPEPDIKDFYT, from the coding sequence ATGAGGGTGTTCGTGGACACTAAGTTTGGCTCAACGTTCACCTTTGATCTTAGTCCCATCAATAAACTTTCAGATATCAAAAAGCGGATCGAGAACTCTCATGGTATCCCTGTTTCCACGCAAAAGCTCTTCTTCGATGGCGTGGAACTTCTTGTAGATCGTTATCAGCTCCCAACGTATCGTATCCTCAGTAACTCTCGCCTCCTCCTCGAAGTACGTGATGATCACGTCAACAATCAAATGCTCCACCAATCTCCATATGCAACTCAAGGCTTCGTCCCTTCCATGGCGATGCGCAACTACGATCAACTGCCACCGTCCCATGCAAGTTCGTCTTTCTTTAATCAAGATCCGCATACGATGGCGAAGAGCAACCAAGTACCACCTTCACATGCAAGTGAAGCTTTCTATAATCAAGATCGGCTTGAGAGCAACGACGGTCAAGTGCTTCATCAACCCGATGTACTAGAGTCATTTTCCATGGACGAGTTTCTTGAAAGAGCTCCATTGCCTTGGACAGCCCAAGAAACCAGAAAAATGGAAGGTTCCTGGCCTGGGACAACCGGAGACAACGTTAACATTCAAGAATCGTGTGGGAGAGACAACGAGAATCAAGATTTGGCTCCACCGCCGCAGAAGCTGACAGTAATCATGACGCATTACGATAAACCTGGGGGTGACTTTCTTGTTGATGTGAATGCGAGTGATAACGTTGAAGAGCTGAGGAAAGAGCTGGAGAAGATGCAACAGAAGTATCAGTTAGATCTGCCTGCAGAAGGGTACTTCTTTAAGTACAAAGAGAGAGTGTTGGTCGATGATAAGTCCTTCAGCATGAACCGAGTAGCTAACGGTGATACCATTGAGATTTTGCCCGAACCTGATATCAAGGACTTCTATACATAG